From Candidatus Melainabacteria bacterium RIFOXYA2_FULL_32_9:
GATTATGCTCTAATTAATTGGTCAGAGTACTAGCTGTTTCTTTATTTTTAATCAGTCTTTTTATTCTGCAAACAAGACTATTCTTATTAACTGGTTTATGAATGAATTCATCTGCTTTAATCCAGTCTTTTTCTTCTTTTGAGCCAAGATTAAAGGTGATTCCTGTTTTTCTTACTACATCAGAAAGAATAATTACAGGAACATCAGGATATTTTTTCTTTGCATGGTAACAAAGAGAAAAACCTGCATCTTTATATTCAAGCATGATCTCAGTAAGAATAAGGTCTGGCTTTAATTCGTTTAATTTATCAAGAGCATCTTTAGTACTTGTTGCAGAAATTATATTAAACCCGTCAGCTTCTAAAGCTTCTTTATGAGCACTAAGTAGTTCTTCATCACTATCAACTAAAAGTATATTTTTTTCCATTTTTATTAATCCTTATCCTAATTTATTACAATTTTTCCTAAATTATTAAACCCCTGATCTTTCCTTATAATGGGTATGTAGGTATTTATGCGAAACTTCGCTGAGGGGTTTTTGGAAAAATTCTTTGTATAATTGCTGTACATCAGGATTATGATGTGACAATCTGAGTTTTTTGTTAGCATCTATTGCATATATGCTCTTTAATCTTGCTTTAATTCTCTCTATATCAGTATTTAATGGTTGACCACCTCCAGCGATACATCCGCCAGGGCAGGTCATAACTTCTATAAAGTGGTAATCAACTTCACCTTTTTCTATTTTATCCATTAATTTTCTTGCTTGACCAAGAGAATTAATTACAGCAATTTTAACGTCCATGCCTTTAACAGGAATTGTTGCTTCTTTCATTCCTTCAACACCTCTTACGGCATGGAAATCTATATTTTCAAGTTCTTCACCTGTAATTAGGAAGTAAGCTGACCTTAAAGCAGCTTCCATTACACCGCCTGATGAAGCAAATATATCACCTGCACCTGAAGCAGTTCCAAGAGGATTGTCAAATTCTGCTTCTTCAAGGCTTGAAAAATCTATACCTGAAGATTTGAGCATTTTCACTAATTCTCTTGTTGTAAGAACCGCATCTACATCAGCGAATCCCTCTACTTCCATTTCAGATCTTTGAGACTCAAATTTCTTGGCTGTACAAGGCATTATTGATACTACATATATGTTTTTAGGATCAAGACCTTGTTTTTTAGCATAATAACTTTTAATTGTTGCTCCAAGCATTTGATGTGGAGATTTACAGCTTGATAAATTTGGAATTAATGATGGATAGAAGTGCTCAATGAATTTAATCCAGCCTGGTGAGCAAGAAGTCATCATCGGGAGAACTCCACTATTTGTGATTCTATGAACTAATTCGCTGCCTTCTTCCATAATAGTTAGGTCAGCTGCCAGGTCAGTATCAAATACTTTATCAAAACCTAATCTCTTTAAGCTTGTTACCATTCTGCCTGTTGATATTGCACCTGGGTCCATTCCCATAGCTTCACCTATTGTAACTCTTATTGCTGGAGCTGTTTGAACTACAACATATTTTTCAGGATCATTTAATGCTTCTTTAACTACATTAATATTACTTTTTTCTCTAAGAGCGCCTGTTGGGCATACCATTATACATTGCCCGCAGTTTACACAAACGGCTTCGTGCATGCTGCGGTTAAAAGCTGGAGTGACAATTGTATCAAATCCACGTTTTGAGAAATCAATGGCATTTACAGCCTGTATTTCCTCGCAAACTTTTACGCATTTTCCACAAAGAATACATTTATCAGGGTCACGTTCAATTGAAGGAGATGCCAAATCAGGTAAATTGGTTCTTACTTTTCCAGTAAATGGAATATCTCTGATTTCGTATTCTTCAGCTAAGCTTTGTAATTGGCAGTTACCGCTTTTATCACATTTTAAGCAGTCTTTAGGGTGGTTTGCTATCAAGAGTTCAAGAATAATTTTTCTTGCTTGAACTACTCTTGGTGAATGTGTCTCAATTTTCATTCCTTCAGCAATCGGGTATGCACAGGATGGAACAAGATTTCTTGCTCCGTCAACTTCTACAACACACATTCTACATGCGCCACTTACAGAAACATTTGCTAAATAACATAATGTTGGAATATTAATTCCTGCAGACTTAGCTGCTTCTAAAATAGTACTGCCCTTAAGAGCTTCGATTTCGTGTCCATTTATTATTAATTTTATCTTTTCCATAATTTATTTCCTTCTGAAATGAATTTATCTTAAATCTCTGAGCACAATTTATTGAGCTACTATAGCGCCTACAGGACAAGCCTGTCTGCATTGATCGCATTTAGCACATTTATCACTGATTATATAGTGTGCTTTTTTAGGTTCACCAACTATTGCTTCACTTGAACACTTTCTCTTACATAAACCACAACCAATACAGGTCCCAGTATCTATAGAGTATGTTAACAAGCTCTTACAATAGCCTGAAGGGCATTTTCTATCATAAATATGGGCATCATATTCATCTCTGAAGTATTTTAAAGTACTTAAAACAGGGTTTGGTGCAGTTTGGCCAAGTCCGCAAAGTGATGTATCTCTAATAACTTCCGCAAGACTGTTTAAGTACACAACGCCTTTAAATCTCTCCAGGTTTTCCTCTTCTGAAAGATTTTCTCTTGATGTTGTAATACGTTTTAGAATTTCATACATTCTCATAGTTCCTTCACGGCAAGGAATACACTTACCGCAGGATTCTTTTGTAATAAATTCAAGGAAGAATTTAGCAACATCGACCATACAAGTAGTCTCATCCATTACAACAAGTCCACCTGAACCCATCATTGCGCCGACTTCTTTTAGTGATTCGTAGTCAATTTTAATATCTAAATGCTGAGTTGGAATACAGCCGCCTGAAGGCCCACCAATCTGGACAGCTTTATATTTCTTGTTGTTTGTTATTCCACCGCCTATATCATTAATAATTTCTCTTAATGTTATGCCCATTGGAACTTCAACAAGACCGGTGTTATTTATTTTTCCTGTTAAAGCAAATACTTTAGTACCTTTGGATTTTTCTGTACCAACACTTGCAAACCAGTCTCCACCGTTTCTTAAGATACCAGGAATATTTGCTAATGTTTCTACGTTATTAATTACGGTTGGACAGCCAAACACCCCTTTAATAGCAGGAAATGGAGGTCTTGGTCTTGGCATGCCTCTTTTACCTTCAATAGAAGCAATAAGAGCCGTTTCTTCACCACAAACAAATGCCCCAGCGCCTTTTTTAATCTTAAGATCAAAATTGAAACCGCTACCTAATATATTTTCACCTAAAAGATTTTTTTCTTTAGCAATTTTAATAGCATATTCTAGATGTTCAATTGCAAGAGGATACTCAGCTCTTGCATAGATGTATCCATAATTAGCGCCAATTGCATAAGCAGCGATTGTCATGCCTTCTATAAGGGCAAAAGGATCACCTTCAAGAACGCTTCTGTCCATAAATGCGCCCGGATCTCCTTCGTCCGCATTACATACCATGTACTTTTTATCACCTTGAGCGTTGTAAGCAAATTCCCACTTCATGCCAGTAGGGAATCCACCGCCGCCTCTTCCTCTTAGGCCTGATTTTTTAACTTCATTTATAACATCTATAGATTTTACTGCAAAAGCTTTCTTTAATCCTGCAAAACCTTCCACATTTAAATATTCATCTATAGATTTAGGGTTAATATGCCCACAATTTTTTAATACTAATCTTCTTTGTTTTTTGAAAAACGGTAACTCATCGATATAAGTGATTTCTGATAAATCTTCTTTATCAACTTCATTTTCAGCCCTATATTTACCAATGATTAAACTGGTATTATTTTTTCCATCAACTAGAACTGATTTTAATAGTTCTTCTACATTATTAGCAGTAACATCGCCATATGATAATTTAGGAAAGCCTGGTTTCTGAATATCAACGATAACCTCTTTTTGGCAATATCCTACACATCCTGTAGAAATTATATCTGCCTCAATATTTAAACTTTTCAGATTCTCAACTACAGCATCATAAACAGCCTGAGCCCCTGCAGCAAGTCCGCAAGTTCCCATACCTATTAGAATTCTTACTTTATCTGTCATAATTTAATCCTTCTCAATATTCTCAACTTTAGAGATATTAAATAATTCTTGATCCAACTAATAATTTACTTTTTAAACTTTTTAAGTATCGCAGGAACTTCTTTGGAAGCGAGTCTTCCATAAAATTCTTCATCAATTACTATCACAGGGGCAATAGAACATGCTCCAAGACAGGCAACGGTTTCCAGGGTAAATAGGCCGTCTTTTGTAGTTTCTCCTGCCTGAATTCCTAATTCGGTTTGAAATGTCTCAAGAATTTGATTTGAACCTTTTACGTGACAAGCTGTGCCTCTACATACACGGATTATGTGCTCACCAAGAGGTATTAACCTAAACTGGTTATAGAATGTAGCTACACCATAAACCTTACTTGCTGGAAGATTCAAATGCTCAGCTATATTGAGCAAATTATCACTACTTAAATATCCATACTTTTCCTGAACGTCTTGCAGGAGGGGAATTAAGTATTCCCTCTTTTTAGTTGGATAATTTGCGAAAATTTTCGCAAGATCTTCGGGTATTTCTCTTTTAGCTGTAGATTCACAACTACAGCGACATCCGCACTTTGACATGTTTTTCTCCATTTATTAGCTATTCTAAATCTAAAAACTAACTTTTTATTTTAAGTTTAGCATATATATAATTCTATATGTCATAGTGATAAAACAAAAACATCCCTAATACAACTCCGAAATTTGTAGTATAACTTCATGGAGCATGTTTTATTTTTTAAGATTATTGCAGTATTTACGCTAACTAAATGTGAATTTTTTCCCTGATTGTCTAAAAGTATATGATTATTAATGAGAAATTAAGATTTTATGGTTAATTTAGGTAGTTTTTTATGTAAAATATTAATGAATTAAATTGTGAGAATTTTCCTTATTTAATTTGAAAATTATTGGTGATATAAATCACCTAACTTAAGTTAACGAGTGCCAAAGGCACAAATTTATGTACTTGTTGAAAGAATCAAAG
This genomic window contains:
- a CDS encoding ferredoxin — encoded protein: MEKIKLIINGHEIEALKGSTILEAAKSAGINIPTLCYLANVSVSGACRMCVVEVDGARNLVPSCAYPIAEGMKIETHSPRVVQARKIILELLIANHPKDCLKCDKSGNCQLQSLAEEYEIRDIPFTGKVRTNLPDLASPSIERDPDKCILCGKCVKVCEEIQAVNAIDFSKRGFDTIVTPAFNRSMHEAVCVNCGQCIMVCPTGALREKSNINVVKEALNDPEKYVVVQTAPAIRVTIGEAMGMDPGAISTGRMVTSLKRLGFDKVFDTDLAADLTIMEEGSELVHRITNSGVLPMMTSCSPGWIKFIEHFYPSLIPNLSSCKSPHQMLGATIKSYYAKKQGLDPKNIYVVSIMPCTAKKFESQRSEMEVEGFADVDAVLTTRELVKMLKSSGIDFSSLEEAEFDNPLGTASGAGDIFASSGGVMEAALRSAYFLITGEELENIDFHAVRGVEGMKEATIPVKGMDVKIAVINSLGQARKLMDKIEKGEVDYHFIEVMTCPGGCIAGGGQPLNTDIERIKARLKSIYAIDANKKLRLSHHNPDVQQLYKEFFQKPLSEVSHKYLHTHYKERSGV
- a CDS encoding NADH dehydrogenase, translated to MTDKVRILIGMGTCGLAAGAQAVYDAVVENLKSLNIEADIISTGCVGYCQKEVIVDIQKPGFPKLSYGDVTANNVEELLKSVLVDGKNNTSLIIGKYRAENEVDKEDLSEITYIDELPFFKKQRRLVLKNCGHINPKSIDEYLNVEGFAGLKKAFAVKSIDVINEVKKSGLRGRGGGGFPTGMKWEFAYNAQGDKKYMVCNADEGDPGAFMDRSVLEGDPFALIEGMTIAAYAIGANYGYIYARAEYPLAIEHLEYAIKIAKEKNLLGENILGSGFNFDLKIKKGAGAFVCGEETALIASIEGKRGMPRPRPPFPAIKGVFGCPTVINNVETLANIPGILRNGGDWFASVGTEKSKGTKVFALTGKINNTGLVEVPMGITLREIINDIGGGITNNKKYKAVQIGGPSGGCIPTQHLDIKIDYESLKEVGAMMGSGGLVVMDETTCMVDVAKFFLEFITKESCGKCIPCREGTMRMYEILKRITTSRENLSEEENLERFKGVVYLNSLAEVIRDTSLCGLGQTAPNPVLSTLKYFRDEYDAHIYDRKCPSGYCKSLLTYSIDTGTCIGCGLCKRKCSSEAIVGEPKKAHYIISDKCAKCDQCRQACPVGAIVAQ
- a CDS encoding NADH dehydrogenase, producing MSKCGCRCSCESTAKREIPEDLAKIFANYPTKKREYLIPLLQDVQEKYGYLSSDNLLNIAEHLNLPASKVYGVATFYNQFRLIPLGEHIIRVCRGTACHVKGSNQILETFQTELGIQAGETTKDGLFTLETVACLGACSIAPVIVIDEEFYGRLASKEVPAILKKFKK